A genomic segment from Candidatus Neomarinimicrobiota bacterium encodes:
- a CDS encoding homocysteine S-methyltransferase family protein, which yields MTRNLSQLFAAEPRPVWVFDGGIGTLLQHRGLKVGECPEELNVSHPEILLEIHREYVAAGSDIIQTNTFGGNTRRLSNYGLESKTVAINTRAVELARQAAGDKAYVAASVGPTGEILEPYGNVSREAVFEAFQTQARGLGEADLVNIETMNCLDEALLAFEAIRSVLGLPICVSVTFNQAPTGYFTIMGESVERITRALTEAGVNMLGSNCGEGVEQMLAIISEMHRLTSLPLMAKPNAGLPQLTGGREVFPETPESFAQKMRAVMAAGATLCGGCCGTTPDHIRVIRQLADELNASP from the coding sequence ATGACCCGGAATCTTTCGCAGCTGTTTGCGGCTGAACCGCGCCCGGTCTGGGTATTCGATGGCGGCATCGGGACCCTGCTGCAGCACCGTGGACTGAAGGTGGGGGAGTGTCCCGAGGAGCTGAATGTATCCCATCCAGAGATTCTGCTGGAGATCCACCGCGAGTACGTCGCCGCCGGATCGGATATCATCCAGACCAACACCTTCGGCGGGAATACCCGGCGCCTGTCAAACTACGGTCTTGAGAGTAAAACGGTGGCTATCAATACCCGTGCCGTGGAACTGGCCCGCCAGGCTGCCGGCGATAAGGCCTACGTGGCGGCTTCCGTGGGACCCACCGGCGAGATCCTCGAACCCTATGGCAACGTATCCCGGGAAGCGGTGTTCGAAGCCTTCCAGACCCAGGCCAGAGGGCTGGGGGAGGCCGACCTGGTCAACATTGAAACCATGAATTGCCTCGATGAAGCCTTGCTGGCCTTTGAAGCCATCCGCTCCGTTCTGGGTCTGCCTATCTGTGTATCGGTAACCTTTAATCAGGCCCCGACCGGCTATTTCACCATAATGGGCGAAAGCGTCGAGCGTATCACCCGGGCTCTCACCGAGGCTGGTGTGAATATGCTGGGATCCAACTGCGGCGAGGGCGTGGAGCAGATGTTGGCCATCATCTCAGAGATGCACAGGTTGACCAGCTTGCCTCTTATGGCCAAGCCTAACGCAGGCCTCCCGCAGCTGACTGGCGGCAGGGAGGTGTTTCCCGAAACGCCGGAGAGCTTCGCTCAGAAAATGCGTGCGGTCATGGCGGCGGGCGCAACCTTGTGCGGCGGCTGCTGCGGCACCACTCCCGACCATATTCGGGTTATCCGCCAGCTGGCTGACGAGCTGAACGCCAGCCCTTGA